The segment AGCGCCTGTAGGCTAGGAGTTGTGAGTTCCTAAGCAAGCCCTCTGTAACCACTTGGACTCTGTGTTACCATTAGCCCAGAGCTGGCAGTGTGGAGGCACAGAGGTGTGAGCTACTAGTGTGTGCAGCTTTTCCCCTATCTACCACAGACCACATTTTGGTCAATGGGACTTTAGGACCAGGTCTGACCCCAAAGCCTGGTCCAGGCTGCCTGAGCACAGAGGAGGTGTCAGAACTGCCGAGGTTCAGCTCAGATGTGAGTTGTAACATTTTCAGACTCAGGCTTCAGGACTGCTCTGAGTTGCTGAACGCTTGAGACCAACGTTTTGATGAAACCAATACCACCTTCAGCCTTAATGGGCCAGGGGAAGCCCATGAGTTTCTGTGGTATTTTGGTGTTCAGTTTGTGACCTGAACTACGTGTGCAGCATCAGTCATTTCAGGAGGCAGATGTAGGATCTGTGGGCAGGAATGATCATGCTCAAAGCTTGGGAGCCCACGACATGGTCATGGTAGGTACTTGTCTTAGTTGCTCTTTCAGACCTAAGGAGATTTAATCAGTGAAGCCTGGAGAGGGTTTATCTCATCCTAAAGTAGGTTTAATCACGTGGACTGGTCTTTACTGAGCCTATTTTTCTATTCAGTTTTAAGGGGACACTGATAATATCTCACATGCAAATGCCTTCAGATAGGTGAGATGAATTATGTTTGTGATGTCTTGCACTGGGAGTAGAGGTAGGCTAAGGCAAATTGGGGCATTTCTGAGCGTCACCATCCctataaagaagaaaggaaggtcTTTCTCACATGTGTTACCTCTGTGCCTTCAGCAAAATCAAAAAACACAACCGAAAGCCATGTCTTGAGCTGTGAGGCCTGAAAATAACTTCAAGTTAAGCACTGCAGAATGCACATGCTCATTCTCatttatcaaaaaataatttctgtttgaaatgcagtataaagaaaaaccaaataaGGTAACTTCTCTCCTGGAATGCAAGTTAATTACAGGTACCTGTCTACAGCTCATATCACCTCCTGAGATGAAAGCCTTTTGAGTGGGCAGCTCCTACCATCcttcattaaaacaaagcacagggtgaaaaaaacagtaaaagtaattttttcttttgtgtgttcaTGGCCACTCACCCTTATGGCTTTTTGCCTTTGAGCTCAATTGGGAATAAAGGCAGACTTGAATCACGGCACAGGGAAATGCCCTGGGGCTTTCTACCTGCCCCAAAAGCTTTAAGATATATCATTATTCCTTTCTGCAAGGCAATCTAAGCCAGAACagtctttttgctttcatccttcccctctgctctcctcttgcAGGTTTTTCTGCTTGTCCTTCACTATAACCTTCATTTAACCAAGCTTAAGTCTGCCTTTGTGTAAATAGCAGAAGCTTCTGGGGCATTGTTGTTGTGCCTTCCTGGCCGGCAATGGTTTGGGTAGCCTTGGCTGTAGTGTTGAGCAAGACAAAGCCAGCTGATTAGGAAGCAACATATGGCCTCTTGGATTTGGTTTCCTGCAGCTTTGCATCAAGCAAAGAGCTCTGAtaatttttcctgtaattaagaaaaattgcaaggaaggagaaaagaaatgccCCTAATCTCAGGGGACAACATCCTCACCCAGTGGCAAGAGTTTTACAGCCCTCACTTGGCTGACAGAACCTGACAACCCATGGGTGTGAGCGTGTGTGGAACCAGGGAATCATGATTTTTGTTTGGGCTTATGGTGTCTGTAACCTGTGCGCTTGCTGCATGCAGAGGTGGATGCAGCTGCTtgtgctgcaaagcagaagcagtGTGTTGCAAATGAGAATAGCTTCGTATCTCGCCTGTAGACCAAATATTTGTTCTCTCCCATTCTGTTTTTGCCATAGTCAGCCTGATGTGTCGAGTTGTTGCTTGTACAGAGAAAAGGTGTTATGTGTATTTGTGTTCAGCAAAGAAATAGAAACCCCTGTCAAGGAGGCAATGCATGTGTGGAGTTCATTGCAGCCGCAGCAGTGTTCCCAGGTGCTGGGCTTCACCCTTGGTGCAGGGACTCAGAGGACTCATGGAGATGGAGAGGTTAATAGCAACAAGGTGGATCACTATAAGGGACATTGACTTGATGGTCTTGCCTTTGGAGCTGCAGGGGCAGAAGGTAAACCTGAAGAggtgcagagggaagaaaacaaactgcataTCCATTCTGGGTTGAGTCTAGCCCAATGCTGTCTGCTGAAAAGGCAGAATTGAAGCAGAAACTGCTGTGAGGTTGTTACTACTGCAAATTAAACCCCAGAAGAGGTGGAGAAGTCATGTTCTGCTCAGCATTGCCTCTCCCTTGCAGCAtttcagcttctcctgctcAGAAATCCACACAACTGCGAGCCAAGACCACATCACTGTAAAGATAGCGGTCTATCAACAGGTGGGAGGAGCTCTTGTCTCCTTGCATCTTGCCAGTGTTGGCAGCTCCTGGTTTTCTGCCACCTTGCGAGgctgaagagaaggctctgcagcagccaccagTGTGCATGCCCAGCCATGCCCTGACATTTTGACATGAAACTGCCCATGTTGGTCCTTTGCTCTGGAAGGCCATCCCCGAGTGGTCCTAGCCACTGACTTGGAAGGTAGTGGGATGAAGAGCACCCTGCTCTGaacccagcagctcctcagaggCACAAAGtaattgcccagggaggtgtctCCTCCAAGGTCAGACTGCTGACTGACTATTTCATGCCCTACACAACTAGCAGGGACTGAAGACTAAATATTCGGTTTTTGAATGGACAACAATGTACTTGTATTTCCTAAATGAGTTCAACGGCCAGCAGCATGTCCAGCATGGCCAAAATCTGCTGCTGATGTGAGCTGTGCTCTAAATTTAACTCTAATGTAATTAAAGTAAAATTGCCTCCAGGCAGTTCATTGGAGGGTAACAGAAGTGGTACCAGCTACTAAGTAAGACAGTCTGTGCAAACCACGCCAGCTCCTAGGAGGTTAAGCGTCCTGTCACTCCTGCTCTCTCTGAAGTCAGCAGGTTTATGGTAAGGCTGGATTAGATATTCCTCCTGCTGGCATTCGCTTTGTCTGGGTACTCTCAAGCTTGCATTCAACAACCTCTTTGAGTCAGAAGAACTTCTGGAAGGGCTTTGTAGCACTAGATATAAATACAGACTAGCTGCAATGCTGGAAACCCACACAGCTATATCCTGGGCTCCTCAGACAGAGAAAGCTGCTGTCCTAGGTGGAATTTGGGTGCaaatagtgaaaaaataataaagcttttagaaaaatcCACATAAACTGGACAGTCCGTCTCTGAGATAGAAAGTCTTCAGACATAAAAACGTCTGAGTTGATTTAAGAAACACGTGTATATGTTGCTTTTGAAACATGTTTCTGGGTTTGGAGGAGCACTCTGTGTTGTTTTCAAAGACTGGCAagtcccttttttttctccccctggAAATGTTCCTGTCTAAATGTAGATTAATGCCATGAACattgcaggaggagaaagaggcaaGGGAGTGTTAAGAACTACCTTTGAAGTAAATCCTACAAGTTTCTAAAGCCTTTTGACTGTGATGGAGGCATGATAAGATGGAGTAGGCAGGCAGCCTGGAAGTGGGGTTCAAGAGGGAAAGGCTGGATTTGGAGCAGAACAGCTACAGATGCTCGGCTTTTGGGCAGAGGGAAGGTGTTACCAGTGTAGCAATACCCAGAAGAGCACTGGCGGTAGGTGTGGGAGGGACATTTCTGAAACTCAACCCAGATGTGCAAGTTCAAGAATGCCAAAAGCTCAAGGGTCTAGAAGTTATGGGGGATGTGAAGATGCTGGCGTGTAATCTAGCATCAGGTGATGGCATGGGAATTTGGTTTCACCCACGCTGCCTTTGCTGGAACAACAGATGATGGATTTGCCAAGGTTGCAGCAGTGCCCAGctaatgaaaacacagaagctgCACAGCCCAGGCTTGCAAGAAAGGGTAGATGTAGAAGCCGGGGGCTGTGAAGTATGGGGTGCAATGAAATCATCCTGGGGATCTACTGAAACATGGATATGATTAACTATCTGATGAAACTGGTAATTTCTGGTGGCTTTTGTCTTTCCACTTTCTCCGTTGCTCATCatgctggaagagaaaggaagcatttttataattaatatGAATTAATATTTACTATATGTTTGAAGTAAGAACCTGAATGTGTTCTGGATTTGCCACTAGTGTgagacagactttttttccccactggcCATCAGACAGTCATTTCACACTGGCCATCAACTTGGTTGCCAAACAGCTGCAGTTTCTTGGCAACTATATGGGATCACTGTGGCTCAGGGAGGAGAGCAAAGAGGCTCTTGGTTTCTATTCTGAACCATTTTGGTCGTCCAGTCCCTCCTTTGTTGTTAGCTGACTTTTTGAAATTTAGCAGATGAACAAAATGGAGCACTCTTGTGAAGCAACCCTGCATCATCAGCTGTCCTCTTGCGAGGACACAACAAGCCAGAGAAGGTACTTTGCTCTCCAGGCTTTCATTGCATTTACATTCCTCAGCAGGGAAGTCTTTCATTTGCAGCTGATAACTGGCACCAGCATAGTCAGTCCCGGGCTTTTTCCCTCATCCTTGCACCCCTAGGGTGTTTGATAAGAGGGAAGGCACTGCCATGGCAATAGTGAAATGGGGAAGTGACTTTCAAGGAAAGACTCTCTGATCCTTAAAACCATGTGGCTATTTCAGATGGAATCCAAACCTAGATAATGCTCAATATGGCATGTAGTAGAAGAGGGCTTTAGGGTTTAGAGGAGGAAGGATGGCTGCACTGAACAAAGTTCTCTTCCAGCTCCTGTGAGGATCACGGCTTCAACAGCAAAtgctggagaggaggaacaggCAAGAATGGGTGGACAGTCACATCTGTGTCCTGCCATTCCGCCTTATTGTGGGATAGTATTGAGAAGAACTGCCCCATTCACCCCAAGGACCGGTGCCTGTGCTGTGGTGAGGCAATTCAGGATGCAGCTTATGCAGCAGGAATTGACACCAGGAACGGGACAGGAATGTAACCCAAGTGCACTGTAGACCCTAGTGATTTTACTATATTTCAGACTTGATGCCTTGTGTAGTAGAGTTGGTTCACCTGCTTCTTCTGGACAGATAGAGAAGCCGCCTGCCCCTTCCTCTATACCCTCAAGTTCTCACTTCGTGCTATAAGCACTGATTAGTGAAAAGTTGGAAAGTGAACGCCCTGTTTCAGAATGGCTTTGATAGTATTGGTAGACAGCAATATTTCCCTTTAAGATGCTTAGAGGactctgaaaacaagaaaaaaataagaccaAGTGTTGccttttttatataaaaaagctagtaatttaataattttaaaatgatcCTCTACAAGGTAACAAACTGTAGTACAGACTCGCAGTAAAGATTCTCCTTTTGAAGGCACAAACTATCAACTTAACCACTAAGcttcaaaacactttttcactttCTAAGAATATACAGTGAAAAAATGGACAAGGAAATCCAAAAGAATCCCAAACAGCACTAGTACAAAACAGATTCACATAGATTGCTTTTTGGCCCTGGCTGTTGGTTACAACTGGATAAGAGCCCTTCCTGAATGTTCTGCCAGAACTAAGGCCTGGAGACAATTCTGGGACAACTAAGGTTGTGCTGGCTCCCGCTGCTCTTCCAGGAATGTTCTGCAGACTCTGGAAGGGACATTATGGTAGCTTCACTCTGAGACAATACATTAAGGCTACAAGGTTTCATATACTGCTGAAATAGGTTTGATATCTAAGACAACCAATCCCATTTCAGTAAGGCACACGTTTGGATACAAACTAGGAAAGAAATAAGTTAGGCATAAGTGCCTGTTTTCTAGGTGCTACTCATCTGATGACTCTGCATTTACCAGTGACCTGCTCACTGATGCAAATGCTCAGAACACATCAATACAGGACTACCCTGTATTATGCAAGGGCAGTagtgtttctgctttaaaaatgccAGAATCACCTGGAATTCACCTGAGCTATTGCACCCTCTGAAGCATGGCTTTTAGTCTAAAGCACCACAGGCAAACAGGCTCCTGCGACTTATTTTTAGggggttcacaaaaggcaatGAAGACAAATAagcttctgtgtgttttggcGCAGCCAGCATAAATGAAATTTCTAAAGGAGCCTACCACTCtgctaacttttttttaagggtCTAAACTGAAAATTTAGATGAATGGGATTGCACGTTCTACTGATGGAATAACCCCATTACAACAGGAGGTGATAATCAGCCACAGTGTAGTGCAGAAGGACCATCACCTATGCGACAGAATTTGGAAAAAGAAGCTCAGTAGTTGAATGGAAGTCAGAATTGCAGTAGATGCAATTAATTTCCAAGAATATAACCTAGAAAAACAAGTGCTATTTCTTCATTAGGTTGTGTATATGCTATAAGATGTTTAAATATCTcctcaaatgttttctttccatataaGTTACAATTTGCATGTTAAATTACATACAAAATGAGTTACAATTTGTATGTTATTTGTATGTCCTCTGGAAAGGACTGATGTTTAGAGACGCTGCTCATCTGCAGCCTCAAAGTTAAGCCCAGTGGATCCTGGTATGCTCTCAGGATAACTCTGAGTCCATGAAAAATAAGGCTTTTGAGCCTGACTGTTAAATTTAATTGCCAGTGCAAGGACATACAAGGTAAACATGTATGAGTTTACATTGTTGGGAATCCATCCAGGTTTTGAAATCCAATGTTGCACAGTTATTAGAAATAGCAAAATGTGAATGCCACaagatattaaatatatatgatTCCACCTTTCTCCCTAGAAAGGCCTGCTTATATATTgcctgaaaatgcttttctcccAAACACTGGACACCTTGCTTGATACGTTGCTTGTTGTAGTTGTGCATATATGCTACTCAAAACGATCAAATGCTGTACATAAAGTAACATCAACAGGAGAGTTACATTTTATGGATTTAACCTATAGAAAGTAATTTCTAAGAAGGGAATGGAGTTCTATGAGAACCATTACACTTGCTTCATGGATTGCTACAAGTAGGTTTCGCAACAAAGTCCATGTGCCAAAATCAAGATGGAATGAAACAAGAAGAGTGCAGCATCCAGTTAACAAATCTACCTAGGAAATAGGCAGTATATACAAAAGATACGCACTGCTTACCCGACACATAATTTTTAAGGTGCTTAATTGATGTCTTAGGGAATGTAGCgacatatacatatatgcagTGTATGCATATCTAAATGCGTATTAGAAACGTAATACAGAACCAGATATATTCCCAGATCCCTGATTTCATTATATTCTCTAATGCAtaagaatgtatttaaaatatatcataaaaaatatctaaaaaaaataaatgatgacatttacataaaaatagCTCCAGTTTGCTTGcttctctgttttgctgctCACAGACTGGATTCCACTGGGTTTCACAAAGATGCCATTTGGACCAGCGAGAGCTTGAACAACTGTGTATGACGAGACAGATCTGTTACTCGGTCCACCatcttctgcagggctgctgtgttGGGGTAATGCAAGGCAGCCGTCTTGGTAGCCAGAACAACACTCTTCAGCAGTTCACACAACTGGTTGCTGGAGTTCATCACTTTGTTGCGTATGTCCTGAGTTGTCACTTGCCTTGTGAGCATGTCCCCAATGAACACAAGTTTGTGAGCACTCAAAATGACAAATTTGCTGTGAGCCACGAAGATTCGGGGGGGCTGAGAAGCATTGACACAACTGAAAAAGGCATCGATGGCATTTAGGAGGGAGTTGAAGTGAGTCTCGAATTGGTCTGAATAGAATAAAAGCAGCTGGCTGTCGTGGGAGGTGATGGTGCTGTTTGCAGTCTGGAGAGCTTGGGGTGGCTTCCATTTTGAGATGTCGTTCTCTACTGGCTTTGTGATTTCTTGCTCCAGGCGTTGAAACTGATTGAtctgaaaggcaaataaaaagtccctcttcaAATAGTGTTCTTCTAAGATGTTGTTATGTATTACAACTTCACCTTCTGCCTCAGCACACTTCTGGGTATCCTATATTGACCTTATGCTAAATAAAAAGTTGTATATATGTTTTCTAAGATCTTTCATTTTGGAGAATGAGGGGTAATCACGTGCTTTGGTTACCATAAATGCAAATTCACAGagttcagaagagaaaaacttctaaaatacttaaaaaaacacccaaaaaacTACACCAAAACACTTTCTGAATTTATAGGCTGTTGCTCATTTGGAATATTCCAAAATCacaagtgagagagagagatccaAGTTGCAATGACTCctacatgatctttaaaaaaactgtCATCTATGTGAGATTTTGAGATGACAAACTTTTAACTCCCACTTCCATGTTGTGTTTACAATTTTCTGCTATAATATACAGCAACAACATATTGAAGAATCAATACGAGGGCAAACTGACAGCCCTCAATCTTATATGACCTgatttttttagcatttaaagTGATGTTAAGAACAGTATTTAAGTTAATGGTATTGATGTTCGCTGAACATATGTGCAGGTGGCACATGTATTTGTGTATTCAGCGTGGTCCAGTGATTGAGATACTGGATTGCAGGTCAGGAAGAGCTGACTTTGTAACTGTCCCACTGTGAGACATTGTGAGTCTGCTTCTCCTCTGTGGTAAACTTGTGGAGACAAAGGTTGCTTTTTACTATACATATGCACTGGGCCCACCACAATGTTGcattgtataaaaaaaataaattagtctCTTAAATTGAGATGGTTGGAAATTGTTTTTGAGGGAAAGGCTGATTCCTGCCACAACAGGTGGTCTTCTGAACACTGAGAGCTGTGGCTGTGCTTGCATGCAATTCCTAAGTGGCAACATGGAAATGAACAGGACAGAGATGTTGATCTTCAGCATAGCTACTCTGCAGTAAATACTTGAGATGTCTTTGGCATAAGCAATCGCTGATACAGATGCACAGGGCCAGGATTCCTATTTGGAGCATGATAGTGCCAGTCCATGTCCTTTGCATTGATAAATATGTTAATGGTGGAGCCTGACAAATCCCACTTGGAAAGAAACTAACCTAGAGCCACAGCTTAGCCAAGACCTAATACTTGCTGTCTTCAGCATCTAGCACCTGGAACTTTCCAACTGTGTGTGCTGATACTCACGCACACCTCACAGCCATGATGTGAGAGCCCCTCCTGCTTTATTTGACCCATACTCCTTACTTGCAAGGAACACTGCATTTCAATGTGTTATGGCACCTGAGTGAACATACCTGATGGTGCTCTAGCTCCATTTTGCTCTGCttgataatattttctttttccagcagctccttctgttGCCTTTCAAACTCTTCTTTCCCCTGTGTTAAATCAAAATCACTCCTGAGCAAAATGACAACACATAGGTCAAATAACAGGCTTCTTTATATTAGCTCTTCACTGGTAGTGCACCACGAAGGGTACAAAGAAGAATAGAATAGAGTGGCAAAGCAAAAGGCTGTTGGTATTATGTATGCCACAGTACTATTTGAAAGCAAGTAATCACCCTGGTGAAATTACTCTTGATTGTGTATTAGCATGACAGTCTGAACACTACCTTCCCGCAAGCATCAACAATCCTACTTGGCCTTGCACAGACAAAGGTGTTGGCTTTACCTACCTGCAGGTGAACATAGTCGTAGTCATCCATCCAGCTCTTTTCCGAGCTCTCAATGGTGgcactgtgagggtggtgaacTTTACTCAGGAGCGGAGGAAAGGAACTGcagttctgtgctttttctccatGATGCTGCATGTGAGGATTGTCATATACATAGTCAGCAGTATTCGTGATATTCTCTGGTATGTTCTTGAAACGCGAGCTGCTCAGTGCCTGTTTGAAGAGCACCTCTGCGTTGACGCTGATGGTAGTGGTCAGTTGCTTGGCATCGTCCGGAACTGTCCTTGCCACCATAACAAACCGATCCAGGTCATCACACTTATTCTGCAGTCTGTTGACAGCTAGAACATTCAAAGACCAGTTGTAGCTGTTCAAGTCATGACTGGTTTGGGTAAGGATCTGGTGAGAGTCCTCCAGCCTTTGCACCTCCCTCCTCATTTTGTTAAGGAGGCTGAACTCAGACAGGCAGGAAGCATTGGCTGCTGATCCTTTTGCAAACTGGAGGTACTCCAACAGCGACTGCTCTACTTTATCCACAGCGGTGTGAATTTCATTGATGTGTTTCTCCATATATCCATAAGACCGCCAGTCTGCTGTAACGAAGGCCATGAGATTATTGACCGCTGTCTCCACCATTTGCTGGAGGCGATAAAGCCTCTCTATAGCAGTGTCTGGATCAAGGATTAGTCTTTTGTCCTGTGCACTTGATGCTGAGAAAGAAGAGTCTTTTGATGCTGTTGAAGATGTGGACATGTTACTCCTCGTGCTTCCTGTGCTGGAGAAAGACAACCTATTTATCCCATCAGTCACATCCTGTAAGCCTTTAGTGTCTTGGAGGACTGGTGGTGGCACATCATAAacaccttctcctccttctggaGTGAGACTTTCATTGAGTCCTGTCTGTTGTCCTGGGAATGCAATTCCCCTTGGGGTATCATAAACATCTTTTTGAGGTGCAATTTGCTGTCcaagaaaatggttttgatgGTTCATAGGGATGtcataaacattttgtttctgttgcacTCCATCTGGCAATGAAAAGCTCTCAGGAGAAAATTTAACTTCTTTCCCAGTTGTTTTGGTGATGGGAGGAGGAATATCATATGCTCCTTCTGGTCTTACACTGTGGCCCATTGGAGAtgaaaaatcctgaaaattTTCCCTCAGGCCTGTATCGTCTCGGCATGCAAGTGGAGGTGTAGAATAGACCTAAATCACAGAAAGCAAACCATGAAACCTTTGACTATAATGGCAAGATATTGTACATCTTCCATATAGCCTATAAAATGCTGGGATGGAAGATCTGTCATTGACTTTGGTGGAGTCAGCCACTTAGCCTGAGTTTGACTGAGCATCAGTTTCAATATCTCACTCTTTAATGTTAATCTTGATACAACTTCTCATAAGCAGCAAAATCCAAAAAGGGATCATGCTTCCACAAAGATAATATAGGTCTATTTATCAATTAATATACCATAACATTAATAATTTTGATGCAGTGCTTCACTTCATCAGTTTTAATAGTTTAAAAACCTAAGGAACTCTTTGAAGTACTGgatctccttttccttcaggatTATACCTGAACTCTCGTTTAAACATGTCTTTGGTCAGAGGTGACAATACAGAATCTTGTGGGAACAGTGTAACACTTACCCCTTTGGTGGGTGGTATGTCATAGACTCCTAAAGCTTTGGCTTCTCCCATTGGAACTGGAAGTGCAGGCCCCTTAACTGATGTGGGAGGAATGTCATATAtctaaagaaagaataaattgatTACAGAAACAAATCACTTCGGGAAAGCTCTAATCTCAGAtgagttttcttcctttaggTGTTTCCTCTCAAGCAGCCTAAAGATGGTCAGAGCTCTTTGTTTCATATGGGAGAGCTGCTCAGATTTGCCTGATATTTTGGACAGGTAGGACTAACACTTTGCTAGCTCCCCTTTGGGCAACTATGTGGAAGGCAGGCTGGAGAGATGAAGTTACGTCTGATTTCCATTCTGAGAGTTAAATCAAGGCCAGTGTGTCACAGATATTTGTTGTGGTGAACAGGGGAGCAGTACCTTCATGTTATCAGAACAGGTCACACCCTTATGGACCTAGAGATCAGAGGGACTGAGGAATAAGTTTGCACCAGTACACACTATACCCTCTGGAACTAAGGCTGCCCCTTCAGCATTGTCTATCTGCTTCATCAAGCGCTGCACGAACTTTCTTACTAGCAGAGTACAGCTGCCAGATGTTTCAAGTGTCTCACTTGGCGGCATGTCCTACATTACAGTGGGTTCTGCGTATGGTCCAAGGCCACTGTCTGAATGTCTCTTAACCCAGACTTCCCAACAGTTCCAGCTATTTGGTATCGATCTGTGTAAGGTACTATTTGGCTTCAATGCTGTTCCCCAAAGGAGCTGCTCTGTCAAAGAGCCACAACAAGATGCAGGGTTGTTGAGTTACATGTCCTGCAAGCATCCACTCTAGAGGTCTGTGATCCTAAGGTGCTCCCCAGATTTATTTCAAGTTCAGTGACATGGTGCAGTAGATACGTGATGAAAACAATTCTCTGCATAGTAGCTGTTCATCTAAGCGATAATTTTACCCTCACTGAGTGAATTACTGTCAATTATGCAACAAcaaagtgaggggaaaaaaatgttctcaggCAGCAAGTTTATTCTCTTTAGATACACTCTTtgatcaaaacacagaaaacaaatgggaCTTCTGCATTTGGTGTGCTGCCAAATCTAAGTCAACATCAAATACAACTTTGAAATACTTCTGCGCTCTGTGAATAAGTCACTGAATctaattaaaacatattttctctctgaaatgagaGAACTTGCTTTGCTCATAAACTTCTATTAGGAATTCCTTGCCTTTTGTGCCCTGTCAGTGCTGTTGGCAGTTTTATTGGTACCTACCCCTTGGAGAGGGCGAACCGGGGGGATATCATAGGTATCCTTCTGGTATTTGGAAGGGAATTCATAAACATAACCTTGTCCTGACCTGACTGGAGTTATTACCTGTGggataaaagaaaaggagaaacataaGCCTTTGAGGATCTTGGCATGTTCTGTCTGGAACTGCACAGGGTCTGAACAATCTAGTGCTATTAACCTTCATACTTTATGTAATGTTAGTAACAATACAATGTTAGTAACACGAGTCTGCACATATTTCAGATAGTTGAACATTGCAAAATTACTATTAGGAGCTACAAATGCACCATCTTTCCCTTCCAGGCCAGTTCTGACAGGGCTGCTTGCTAGTGCTACAGTATCTTCTATTTGTCAAGCACAGGTTCTCCAGCACATCTAAGAGAGCTTGGTCTCTTCTTCCTATTGAC is part of the Cuculus canorus isolate bCucCan1 chromosome 2, bCucCan1.pri, whole genome shotgun sequence genome and harbors:
- the NEDD9 gene encoding enhancer of filamentation 1 isoform X2, producing the protein MNLMARALYDNVPECAEELAFRKGDILTVIEQNTEGLEGWWLCSLHGRQGIVPGNRVKLLIGPVIQDSPSAQEMPSSGLMHQSFNQQKIYQVPSSHASARDPVYQVPPSHLNQGIYQIPTGHGLVGQDVYQVPPSMQRCIDGPVLANKVITPVRSGQGYVYEFPSKYQKDTYDIPPVRPLQGIYDIPPTSVKGPALPVPMGEAKALGVYDIPPTKGVYSTPPLACRDDTGLRENFQDFSSPMGHSVRPEGAYDIPPPITKTTGKEVKFSPESFSLPDGVQQKQNVYDIPMNHQNHFLGQQIAPQKDVYDTPRGIAFPGQQTGLNESLTPEGGEGVYDVPPPVLQDTKGLQDVTDGINRLSFSSTGSTRSNMSTSSTASKDSSFSASSAQDKRLILDPDTAIERLYRLQQMVETAVNNLMAFVTADWRSYGYMEKHINEIHTAVDKVEQSLLEYLQFAKGSAANASCLSEFSLLNKMRREVQRLEDSHQILTQTSHDLNSYNWSLNVLAVNRLQNKCDDLDRFVMVARTVPDDAKQLTTTISVNAEVLFKQALSSSRFKNIPENITNTADYVYDNPHMQHHGEKAQNCSSFPPLLSKVHHPHSATIESSEKSWMDDYDYVHLQGKEEFERQQKELLEKENIIKQSKMELEHHQINQFQRLEQEITKPVENDISKWKPPQALQTANSTITSHDSQLLLFYSDQFETHFNSLLNAIDAFFSCVNASQPPRIFVAHSKFVILSAHKLVFIGDMLTRQVTTQDIRNKVMNSSNQLCELLKSVVLATKTAALHYPNTAALQKMVDRVTDLSRHTQLFKLSLVQMASL
- the NEDD9 gene encoding enhancer of filamentation 1 isoform X1 yields the protein MKYKNLMARALYDNVPECAEELAFRKGDILTVIEQNTEGLEGWWLCSLHGRQGIVPGNRVKLLIGPVIQDSPSAQEMPSSGLMHQSFNQQKIYQVPSSHASARDPVYQVPPSHLNQGIYQIPTGHGLVGQDVYQVPPSMQRCIDGPVLANKVITPVRSGQGYVYEFPSKYQKDTYDIPPVRPLQGIYDIPPTSVKGPALPVPMGEAKALGVYDIPPTKGVYSTPPLACRDDTGLRENFQDFSSPMGHSVRPEGAYDIPPPITKTTGKEVKFSPESFSLPDGVQQKQNVYDIPMNHQNHFLGQQIAPQKDVYDTPRGIAFPGQQTGLNESLTPEGGEGVYDVPPPVLQDTKGLQDVTDGINRLSFSSTGSTRSNMSTSSTASKDSSFSASSAQDKRLILDPDTAIERLYRLQQMVETAVNNLMAFVTADWRSYGYMEKHINEIHTAVDKVEQSLLEYLQFAKGSAANASCLSEFSLLNKMRREVQRLEDSHQILTQTSHDLNSYNWSLNVLAVNRLQNKCDDLDRFVMVARTVPDDAKQLTTTISVNAEVLFKQALSSSRFKNIPENITNTADYVYDNPHMQHHGEKAQNCSSFPPLLSKVHHPHSATIESSEKSWMDDYDYVHLQGKEEFERQQKELLEKENIIKQSKMELEHHQINQFQRLEQEITKPVENDISKWKPPQALQTANSTITSHDSQLLLFYSDQFETHFNSLLNAIDAFFSCVNASQPPRIFVAHSKFVILSAHKLVFIGDMLTRQVTTQDIRNKVMNSSNQLCELLKSVVLATKTAALHYPNTAALQKMVDRVTDLSRHTQLFKLSLVQMASL